In one Hemitrygon akajei chromosome 3, sHemAka1.3, whole genome shotgun sequence genomic region, the following are encoded:
- the il12a gene encoding interleukin-12 subunit alpha, with protein MMIFLEAIGLTPRVRKAAILITVYIQLSCFSFGSPIEKYHKIDVGKCLDISKLLLKEVKESLMHPDVTEGFNCSDTEIVLEDITANHTSTLWACAPKQESSRCEESANRLNCLRSSQCYQNISADLQIYQAKLQNFTHVTNNVCKKISTLLKALNSDSTYEDVYLEGGSTTDEEEKDVIDFPQRMALCKILQAFKLRTITINRVMNYLHHTEE; from the exons ATGATGATATTTCTAGAAGCCATCG GTTTAACTCCCAGAGTACGGAAAGCTGCGATCCTGATAACGGTTTACATTCAGCTTTCCTGTTTCTCCTTTGGAAGTCCGATTGAAAAATATCATAAAATAGATGTTGGGAAATGCCTGGATATTTCAAAGTTGTTACTCAAAGAGGTTAAGGAGAGCCTAATGCAC CCCGATGTGACTGAAGGGTTCAACTGCAGCGACACTGAGATTGTGCTAGAAGATATCACAGCGAATCATACCAGCACTCTCTGGGCTTGTGCTCCAAAGCAG GAGTCCAGCAGATGCGAGGAAAGTGCGAATCGCCTGAACTGCCTCCGATCCAGCCAG TGCTACCAAAACATCTCCGCGGACCTGCAGATTTACCAGGCTAAACTACAGAACTTCACCCATGTCACCAATAACGTGTGCAAGAAGATATCCACACTCTTAAAG GCTCTTAATTCAGATTCCACCTATGAAGATGTTTATCTTGAAGGTGGTTCAACAACAGATGAAGAAGAGAAAGATGTCATTGATTTTCCCCAGAGGATGGCTTTGTGCAAAATCCTACAGGCCTTCAAATTGCGTACTATCACAATCAACAGAGTGATGAACTATCTGCATCATACTGAAGAGTAG